One genomic segment of Ignavibacteriota bacterium includes these proteins:
- a CDS encoding T9SS type A sorting domain-containing protein, producing MGKWIDQTWSTNPTQGSLTHYFNEMSYNKFKFTGKEIHVVTNKTRAEYDDLNMKRFDIHKELLQSIDATENFANYDKWKLESNYLHTNTADTKVDMIIFVWRNITKDVSGINYESVLGFGNNYGDLGRGGDISVDSGARKINTDTWGSGVTVKSYFGQDPFRIALHEFNHYLLGHNNMHNGYGYWGMLADWGTKSYTINAFEMYQLQWAESAAAFTIDATNSSVETITKSIGDFLTTNKAIRVKYDADKYFYIENHQKTSYWESHAPFSDHPNSIDGTIENGIYIIRQEGLLGTGRECIPADGRYDWEAIDKINNPYDQNKILPVWKNFGVDKTDGHHSLENKIVHNYPGCTESSSSIYFVKNPITNLVDEPKYYLGNGLQAFRIGYQQIFSPWSNPNNQNKNKNTLNFTFSLNYLNNGIATISIFKNNPIASNPSKPQNLKITSNGNHPLLTWNANDETDLSGYVIWRKEGNSNWLQIATTTKFVTSYSDNDVTTNIQGYNYFYKITAFDTQSKISVYSNEVSIRGVMYKSAIEDENSNGDELPTEYKLSQNYPNPFNPSTKIVYDIPKNNQVSLMVYNSLGKEVSELVNGFKQAGSYSVTFDASNLPSGVYFYKLQAGEYNQVNKMILLK from the coding sequence ATGGGTAAATGGATTGATCAAACATGGTCAACAAATCCAACCCAAGGTTCCTTAACTCATTATTTTAACGAAATGTCCTATAATAAATTCAAATTTACCGGTAAGGAAATACACGTAGTAACTAATAAAACCAGAGCTGAATATGATGACTTAAATATGAAAAGATTTGATATACACAAAGAATTACTGCAATCAATTGATGCAACAGAAAATTTTGCTAACTATGATAAATGGAAATTAGAAAGCAACTATTTACATACAAATACTGCTGATACTAAAGTTGACATGATAATTTTTGTTTGGCGAAATATTACTAAAGATGTCTCAGGTATTAATTATGAAAGTGTATTAGGTTTTGGTAATAATTATGGTGATCTTGGGCGAGGTGGAGATATTTCCGTTGATTCTGGTGCACGTAAAATAAATACTGATACATGGGGAAGTGGAGTAACAGTAAAATCATATTTTGGTCAAGATCCATTTAGAATTGCATTACATGAATTTAATCATTACCTACTGGGTCATAATAATATGCACAATGGATACGGTTACTGGGGAATGTTAGCAGATTGGGGAACAAAATCATACACCATAAATGCTTTCGAAATGTACCAGCTTCAATGGGCAGAATCTGCCGCAGCATTTACAATTGATGCAACAAATTCAAGTGTTGAAACAATAACAAAAAGTATAGGTGATTTTTTAACAACAAATAAGGCAATTCGGGTTAAATATGATGCAGATAAATACTTTTATATAGAAAACCATCAAAAGACTTCTTATTGGGAATCACATGCTCCATTTTCAGACCATCCAAATAGTATTGATGGAACTATTGAAAATGGTATTTATATTATAAGACAAGAAGGACTATTAGGCACTGGTCGTGAGTGTATTCCAGCAGATGGAAGATATGATTGGGAAGCTATTGATAAAATTAATAATCCGTATGATCAGAACAAAATTTTACCAGTTTGGAAAAACTTTGGAGTAGATAAAACCGATGGTCATCATTCATTAGAAAATAAAATTGTACATAATTATCCAGGTTGTACAGAAAGCTCATCTTCAATATATTTTGTAAAAAACCCGATTACAAATTTAGTGGATGAGCCAAAGTATTATTTAGGTAATGGTTTACAGGCATTTAGAATTGGTTATCAACAAATTTTTTCTCCATGGAGCAATCCAAACAATCAAAATAAGAATAAAAATACTTTAAACTTCACTTTTAGTTTAAATTACCTAAATAATGGAATTGCTACTATTAGTATCTTTAAAAATAATCCAATTGCATCAAATCCCTCAAAACCTCAAAATTTAAAAATTACATCAAATGGAAATCATCCATTGTTAACATGGAATGCAAATGACGAAACAGATTTATCAGGATACGTAATTTGGAGAAAAGAGGGTAATTCAAACTGGTTACAAATTGCTACTACAACAAAATTTGTTACTAGTTATAGTGATAACGATGTTACTACAAATATACAAGGGTATAATTATTTTTACAAAATCACAGCATTTGATACACAAAGTAAAATTTCAGTATACAGTAATGAGGTTTCTATTAGAGGTGTAATGTACAAATCTGCCATTGAGGATGAAAACAGTAATGGGGATGAATTACCAACAGAATATAAACTTTCTCAGAACTATCCAAATCCTTTTAATCCAAGTACAAAAATAGTTTATGATATACCAAAAAATAATCAAGTTTCCTTAATGGTTTATAATAGTTTAGGTAAAGAAGTTAGTGAATTGGTAAATGGTTTTAAACAAGCCGGCAGTTATTCTGTAACATTTGATGCCAGTAATTTGCCAAGCGGTGTATATTTTTACAAACTTCAAGCCGGAGAATACAATCAAGTAAATAAAATGATATTGTTAAAGTAA
- a CDS encoding CoA ester lyase → MNNNFLLRSLMFVPGNNIKLLESAAKSKADVLLLDIEDSVPNSHNKQYARDTIQQFIAEGKFANYSVFPRVNDRESGHLLKDIYQLTIPGIDGFMYPKSTKGEDIYFFDKLLETIEYEKNLPIGSFKIIPLIETTGAVLNVQDICKASKRVLAIAYGCEDFITDLGGIHDAEALSLFTPRAMIAMAAKANKVVPIDTVHINVHDLVDLEKNLKIAKNLGFEGMLILNPKEIDLVHKYFTPNSLEIENAKEILDSYQKAQKEGTGVTIINGKFIGPPIVSAAKKILSKYEKLNNNKKNVVVINTLSNVSKKNSDTDQNKFKLKV, encoded by the coding sequence ATGAATAATAACTTTTTACTTCGAAGCTTAATGTTTGTGCCGGGAAATAATATAAAATTATTGGAAAGTGCCGCAAAATCAAAAGCTGACGTTCTTTTATTGGATATTGAAGATTCAGTGCCAAATTCACATAATAAGCAATATGCAAGAGATACAATTCAACAATTTATTGCAGAAGGAAAATTTGCTAATTATTCGGTTTTTCCAAGAGTAAATGATCGAGAAAGCGGACACTTACTCAAGGATATTTATCAATTAACTATTCCGGGAATTGATGGATTTATGTATCCTAAATCAACCAAAGGTGAGGATATTTATTTTTTTGATAAATTACTTGAAACAATAGAATATGAAAAAAATCTTCCCATAGGAAGTTTTAAAATTATTCCATTAATTGAAACTACCGGCGCAGTTTTAAATGTTCAGGATATTTGTAAAGCTTCAAAAAGAGTTTTAGCAATTGCATATGGATGTGAAGATTTTATAACGGATTTAGGTGGAATTCATGATGCAGAAGCATTAAGCTTATTTACACCAAGAGCAATGATTGCAATGGCTGCAAAAGCTAATAAAGTGGTTCCAATTGATACCGTTCATATTAATGTTCATGATTTAGTCGATTTAGAAAAGAATTTAAAGATTGCTAAAAATTTAGGTTTTGAAGGAATGCTGATTCTAAATCCCAAAGAAATTGACTTAGTACATAAATATTTTACTCCGAATTCTCTTGAAATTGAAAATGCGAAAGAAATATTAGATAGTTATCAAAAAGCACAAAAAGAAGGAACTGGCGTTACTATCATAAATGGAAAATTTATCGGTCCTCCAATAGTTTCGGCAGCAAAAAAAATTTTATCAAAATATGAAAAACTTAATAACAATAAGAAAAATGTGGTTGTAATAAATACTCTATCAAATGTTAGTAAAAAGAATTCTGACACAGATCAAAATAAATTTAAATTAAAAGTATAA
- a CDS encoding MaoC family dehydratase → MQPNRLGNYFEDFEEGEVISHSLSKTIYESDNNLFSLLTMNYHPLHTNSHYSKNEIYGKPIVVGTLVFSLVVGITVLDISGKAIANLEYKNVKHLNPVFTNDTIYAKTKILSKEESKSKNDRGIITVETIAYNQNNLEVLSFTRLILIKKRNYDE, encoded by the coding sequence ATGCAGCCAAATAGATTAGGAAATTATTTTGAGGATTTTGAAGAAGGTGAAGTTATTTCACATTCTCTATCTAAGACTATATACGAAAGTGATAATAATTTATTCAGTCTTTTAACTATGAATTATCATCCACTTCATACAAATTCTCATTATTCCAAAAATGAAATTTATGGGAAACCAATCGTTGTTGGAACATTAGTTTTTAGTTTGGTTGTGGGAATTACGGTTTTAGATATTAGCGGAAAAGCAATTGCAAATTTAGAATATAAAAATGTTAAACACTTAAATCCTGTTTTTACTAATGATACAATTTATGCAAAAACAAAAATTTTAAGTAAAGAAGAATCAAAAAGCAAAAATGATAGAGGAATAATTACGGTTGAGACGATTGCATATAATCAAAATAATCTCGAAGTATTAAGTTTTACAAGACTAATACTTATAAAAAAAAGGAATTATGATGAATAA
- a CDS encoding T9SS type A sorting domain-containing protein has protein sequence MKKILLLEFYLICTIIYPQKNAGVAEFFKINNVKLNKVNDTTEIDPYSFFPLKVSNFWQYHSQGDFIWYEIITRDSILADSSHLYYYNGSEKRTPQWPDYRIDTNYNVYYDPNDWNRLYYKLDAKIGERWWIVKFFDSDSNFIEGDIGEIDTIYQGYYLGRYTTFKVISKYLEYNNFGEIVEYWDSDRVLASGMGLIYEDKDGIQPDILISAIIDGDTIGTIVGLEEKKEIRFFDEFKLFQNYPNPFNANTKIEYTIHKHAEYNQIVYNCLGQIIYNNKKFYKPGNYQFSLDLDKYSSGVYFFQLSSPYKKQIIKMIYLK, from the coding sequence ATGAAAAAAATATTATTACTTGAATTTTACTTGATTTGTACCATAATATACCCGCAGAAAAATGCAGGAGTTGCTGAGTTTTTTAAGATTAATAATGTTAAACTGAATAAAGTTAATGACACAACTGAAATTGACCCCTATAGTTTTTTCCCATTAAAAGTTAGTAATTTCTGGCAGTATCATAGCCAAGGAGATTTTATATGGTATGAAATTATTACTAGGGATTCAATATTAGCAGATAGTTCACATCTGTACTATTATAATGGTAGTGAAAAAAGAACTCCTCAATGGCCAGATTATAGAATAGATACTAACTACAATGTTTATTACGACCCTAATGACTGGAATAGACTTTATTACAAACTTGATGCAAAAATTGGTGAAAGATGGTGGATTGTTAAATTCTTTGATTCTGATAGCAATTTTATTGAGGGAGATATTGGTGAAATTGATACAATTTATCAAGGTTATTATTTAGGACGCTATACTACTTTCAAAGTTATTAGTAAGTACCTAGAATATAATAATTTTGGTGAAATTGTTGAGTATTGGGACAGTGATAGAGTCTTAGCATCTGGTATGGGGTTGATTTATGAAGATAAAGATGGTATTCAACCGGATATTTTAATTTCTGCTATTATTGATGGTGATACAATTGGCACTATTGTTGGCTTGGAAGAAAAAAAAGAAATTCGATTTTTTGATGAATTTAAACTTTTTCAAAATTATCCCAATCCCTTTAATGCTAATACTAAAATAGAATATACAATACATAAGCACGCGGAATATAATCAAATTGTTTATAACTGTCTTGGACAAATCATTTATAATAATAAAAAGTTCTATAAACCAGGAAACTATCAGTTTAGCTTAGATTTAGATAAATATTCAAGTGGTGTATATTTTTTTCAATTATCAAGTCCATATAAAAAGCAAATTATTAAAATGATTTATTTAAAATAA